The following proteins come from a genomic window of Frondihabitans peucedani:
- a CDS encoding CYTH and CHAD domain-containing protein, producing MSASSPSPRSEQLEIERKYDVDSEARLPDLGGTGVVASVESFPAVSLRAVYFDTVEHTLLSNRITLRRREGGHDSGWHAKLPADEGARREVHAPLGESPDDGVPAALRRVVEAVLRGRPLRPVLVLETERSITMLRDADGADLAELADDEVTATDPSAGSSRSWREWEVELAPGVSRTDGEALLDEVGDVLERAGASVSSSKSKLARGLGDVTTVPLLARHEADEGTAARFVLDAVGSLVDALQRLDPGVRDADPEAVHRFRITARRLRSILRVFRGVVDADDAATVEKALGRVGRAAGAARDLQVARDELDVDLDAAPEGYVLHETVGRLQAGFREGAREAARDLERDLGDPSYFELLDRLDVLLATRPEGPKADDPAVKFVAARIAKESKRARKRAAAASKLYRETGDADRETLHTVRKAARRLRYAVEAQRDAELKGAVSPKAAHALQDALGDALDAQAAAERFVAAAHTARWAGEDTFGYGALATLASGRREAALARLPKLAEKL from the coding sequence ATGAGCGCCTCCTCGCCGTCCCCCCGTTCCGAGCAGCTCGAGATCGAGCGGAAGTACGACGTCGACTCCGAGGCGCGGCTGCCGGACCTCGGCGGCACCGGCGTCGTCGCGAGCGTCGAGTCATTCCCCGCGGTGTCGCTCCGCGCCGTGTACTTCGACACGGTCGAGCACACCCTCCTGTCGAACCGGATCACGCTGCGGCGCCGCGAGGGCGGACACGACTCGGGCTGGCACGCGAAGCTCCCCGCCGACGAGGGCGCCCGGCGCGAGGTCCACGCCCCGCTCGGCGAGAGCCCCGACGACGGCGTCCCGGCAGCGCTCCGCCGGGTCGTCGAGGCGGTCCTCCGCGGCCGCCCGCTCCGCCCCGTGCTCGTGCTCGAGACGGAGCGCAGCATCACGATGCTCCGCGACGCTGACGGTGCCGATCTCGCGGAGCTGGCCGACGACGAGGTGACGGCGACCGATCCGAGCGCAGGATCGTCGCGGTCCTGGCGCGAGTGGGAGGTCGAGCTCGCCCCCGGGGTGTCGCGCACCGACGGCGAGGCCCTGCTCGACGAGGTCGGCGACGTCCTCGAGCGGGCCGGAGCCTCCGTCTCGTCGTCCAAGTCGAAGCTCGCCCGCGGTCTCGGCGACGTCACGACGGTACCGCTCCTGGCCCGGCACGAGGCCGACGAGGGCACCGCCGCCCGCTTCGTGCTCGACGCGGTCGGCTCCCTCGTCGACGCTCTGCAGCGACTCGACCCGGGCGTGCGCGACGCCGACCCGGAGGCGGTGCACCGGTTCAGGATCACCGCCCGGCGGCTCCGGAGCATCCTGCGGGTCTTCCGCGGTGTCGTCGACGCCGACGATGCGGCGACCGTCGAGAAGGCCCTGGGGCGGGTTGGCCGTGCGGCCGGCGCGGCACGCGACCTGCAGGTGGCCCGCGACGAGCTCGACGTCGACCTCGACGCCGCCCCGGAGGGCTACGTGCTCCACGAGACGGTCGGGCGCCTGCAGGCGGGCTTCCGGGAGGGCGCCCGCGAGGCGGCCCGCGACCTCGAGCGCGACCTCGGCGACCCGTCGTACTTCGAGCTGCTCGACCGGCTCGACGTTCTCCTCGCCACCCGGCCCGAGGGCCCGAAGGCCGACGACCCGGCGGTGAAGTTCGTGGCCGCCAGGATCGCGAAGGAGTCCAAGCGGGCCCGGAAGCGCGCCGCCGCCGCCTCGAAGCTGTACCGCGAGACCGGCGACGCCGACCGCGAGACGCTCCACACCGTCCGGAAGGCGGCGCGGCGCCTCCGCTACGCCGTCGAGGCGCAGCGCGACGCCGAGCTGAAGGGCGCCGTCTCGCCGAAGGCGGCGCACGCCCTGCAGGACGCCCTCGGCGACGCTCTCGACGCGCAGGCGGCGGCGGAGCGGTTCGTCGCCGCGGCCCACACGGCGCGCTGGGCCGGCGAGGACACGTTCGGCTACGGAGCGCTGGCGACGCTCGCCTCGGGTCGGCGGGAGGCCGCCCTCGCGCGTCTGCCGAAGCTGGCCGAGAAGCTCTGA
- a CDS encoding DUF1697 domain-containing protein, with protein MTDRVALLRGINVGVAKRIAMADLRAVYEGLGFTRVATLLNSGNVVFSSDAAPDPAVVRAAVRAATGVDSEVVLLDGDTVRRIAADNPLRRPGRDPRRLSVAFAAAPLDPDTAVVPPPESLGAEELVVSRDAVYQWLPDGVTASRVPPAFWKALGPTVTARNDATVLRIVELLSARAAM; from the coding sequence ATGACCGACCGCGTGGCGCTCCTCCGCGGCATCAACGTGGGGGTCGCCAAGCGCATCGCGATGGCCGACCTGCGGGCGGTCTACGAGGGCCTCGGGTTCACTCGCGTCGCGACGCTGCTGAACAGCGGCAACGTGGTGTTCTCCTCCGACGCGGCGCCCGATCCTGCCGTCGTCCGCGCGGCCGTCCGAGCGGCGACCGGCGTCGACAGCGAGGTCGTGCTGCTCGACGGCGACACGGTGCGCAGGATCGCCGCCGACAATCCCCTGCGGCGGCCGGGCCGAGACCCGAGGCGCCTCAGCGTGGCGTTCGCCGCCGCGCCCCTCGATCCTGACACGGCCGTCGTCCCGCCGCCGGAGTCGCTCGGCGCGGAGGAGCTCGTCGTCTCGCGCGACGCCGTCTACCAGTGGCTGCCGGACGGCGTGACGGCGAGCCGCGTGCCGCCGGCGTTCTGGAAGGCGCTCGGCCCCACCGTGACGGCGCGGAACGACGCGACGGTGCTGCGGATCGTCGAGCTGCTGAGCGCCCGGGCGGCGATGTAG
- a CDS encoding sodium:proton antiporter, with protein MELLELLLLLAGSLAITAFARWRGLPAPLLVVAVALLVSFIPGVPDIRIDSEVILTVILPPLLYSASLDVSFQNFRESLVQIRRLGIILVIVTALVVGWVAYVLIPDMTLPAAILVGAVVAPPDAVSAASIGRKLGLPRKMMAVISGESLINDAASLTLVKVFLAIVGGAALTVWQDLGIFGLAIGVGVVVGLVLGILAHYLRMKVKDPVVEIVIGLILPFLAYITAEQLQGSGVLAVVAAGLYVGYNSPKEGYASRLQERPIWAAADVTLEGFVFALIGLQLSTVVRDVVESNRDLGQSLGVAFIVLGVVIVVRPVFIFTSYYWSRGMRRFVISRFRRFRRARVARVMWGRRDPKLSWQQLVVLSWTGMRGVVTLAAAVSIPLVTSSGKEVPARDTMFLIAFVVTVGTLLLQGLTLPWLIRRLGVQDLTQAERDVQAELRLVSNSTQEALEYLDKRRDAWAEQWGSEPIDRGITILKERLQRQDQAFRQGLREDADQAEEDQADGGSAAGAEEVDATPPERETDMRSTPHIVIPDITPDPRLVKPTRNNARALASIRRELLQKRRDVVLRERDNGNLDEEVMRRVLLGLDAEELAMDTSAVSRTRS; from the coding sequence ATGGAACTACTCGAACTCCTCCTCCTGCTCGCCGGATCTCTCGCCATCACGGCGTTCGCCCGGTGGCGCGGACTGCCCGCGCCCCTCCTCGTCGTCGCCGTCGCCCTCCTGGTGTCGTTCATCCCCGGTGTCCCCGACATCAGGATCGACTCCGAGGTGATCCTGACGGTGATCCTGCCGCCGCTGCTCTACTCGGCGTCGCTCGACGTGTCGTTCCAGAACTTCCGCGAGAGCCTGGTCCAGATCCGGCGCCTCGGCATCATCCTGGTGATCGTGACGGCGCTCGTCGTCGGCTGGGTGGCCTACGTGCTCATCCCCGACATGACGCTGCCCGCCGCGATCCTGGTGGGCGCCGTCGTCGCCCCGCCCGACGCCGTGTCGGCCGCGTCCATCGGCCGGAAGCTCGGCCTCCCCCGCAAGATGATGGCCGTCATCTCCGGAGAGAGCCTCATCAACGACGCCGCCTCGCTGACGCTCGTGAAGGTGTTCCTCGCCATCGTCGGCGGGGCCGCGCTGACCGTCTGGCAGGATCTCGGGATCTTCGGCCTCGCGATCGGGGTCGGCGTCGTCGTGGGCCTCGTCCTCGGCATCCTGGCGCACTACCTGCGCATGAAGGTCAAAGACCCCGTGGTCGAGATCGTGATCGGGCTGATCCTGCCGTTCCTCGCCTACATCACCGCCGAGCAGCTGCAGGGCTCGGGCGTGCTCGCGGTCGTCGCGGCCGGCCTCTACGTCGGCTACAACTCGCCCAAGGAGGGCTACGCGTCGAGGCTGCAGGAGCGCCCCATCTGGGCCGCGGCCGACGTGACCCTCGAGGGCTTCGTGTTCGCCCTGATCGGGCTGCAGCTCTCGACGGTCGTCCGCGACGTCGTGGAGTCGAACCGCGACCTCGGCCAGAGCCTCGGGGTCGCCTTCATCGTGCTCGGCGTCGTCATCGTGGTGCGGCCGGTCTTCATCTTCACGTCGTACTACTGGTCGCGCGGCATGCGGCGGTTCGTCATCTCGAGGTTCCGGAGGTTCCGGCGGGCGCGGGTGGCGCGGGTCATGTGGGGCAGGCGCGATCCGAAGCTCAGCTGGCAGCAGCTGGTGGTCCTGTCGTGGACGGGCATGCGGGGCGTGGTGACGCTCGCCGCCGCCGTGTCGATCCCCCTGGTCACGTCGAGCGGCAAGGAGGTCCCGGCCCGCGACACCATGTTCCTCATCGCGTTCGTCGTGACGGTCGGCACCCTGCTCCTCCAGGGGCTGACGCTGCCCTGGCTCATCCGGAGGCTCGGCGTGCAAGACCTGACGCAGGCCGAGCGCGACGTGCAGGCCGAGCTGCGGCTGGTCAGCAACAGCACGCAGGAGGCCCTCGAGTACCTCGACAAGCGCCGCGACGCGTGGGCCGAGCAGTGGGGCTCCGAGCCGATCGACCGCGGCATCACGATCCTGAAGGAGCGCCTCCAGCGGCAGGATCAGGCGTTCCGCCAGGGGCTCCGCGAGGACGCCGACCAGGCCGAGGAGGACCAGGCGGACGGCGGCTCGGCTGCGGGCGCGGAGGAGGTCGACGCGACTCCCCCGGAGCGCGAGACCGACATGCGGAGCACCCCGCACATCGTGATCCCCGACATCACGCCCGACCCGAGGCTCGTGAAGCCGACCCGCAACAACGCGCGGGCGCTCGCGAGCATCCGGCGGGAGCTCCTGCAGAAGCGGCGCGACGTCGTCCTCCGCGAGCGCGACAACGGCAACCTCGACGAGGAGGTCATGCGGCGCGTGCTGCTCGGCCTCGACGCCGAGGAGCTCGCGATGGACACCTCGGCGGTGTCGCGCACCCGGTCCTGA
- a CDS encoding ABC transporter permease produces MGRSERIVSTSDSQHKSAFRLWYGRLHPSLQLIGLQLWLPLFFIVMFCLCYVAAFHAPHPHEVPVAMVGVPDSVRQAIGKALPGVLDPQSYSSLQAAKQAVLHGRVAVAYDGASHEIFKASAHQYQVSALIPAMLTPVLAAAGVTATVTDLAPLPAWDEYGTVSLYLMLSWCIGGYMVAMFIGLMGAPLRHRTRVLVILGGGVIISLVTNVLAGPVIGAVHGHFGMLFLIAWGWITAIGLAVNGFSYFAGRFIALPAMVVFIFLSMPSSGAAYPAWFMTQPFAWLNNVVVGSGITEMLKRELYGTGPGFSRGITMMASYVVGGLILMVVGKRVWEARRIRAITTGRTTMFQDAQAANRDFLIQERDDVLARHHLSRTETGTIRTLPDAERDDRDFDDRDFEDPSTSDMFLGSPSGLEATAPRTRPTRTQVDERGEGGSSGGVS; encoded by the coding sequence ATGGGTCGGAGCGAGAGGATCGTGTCGACGAGCGACTCGCAGCACAAGTCGGCGTTCCGCCTCTGGTACGGACGACTGCACCCGTCGCTGCAGCTGATCGGCCTGCAGCTCTGGCTCCCGCTGTTCTTCATCGTGATGTTCTGCCTCTGCTACGTGGCGGCGTTCCACGCCCCGCACCCGCACGAGGTGCCGGTGGCGATGGTGGGCGTGCCCGACTCGGTCCGGCAGGCGATCGGCAAGGCGCTGCCCGGGGTGCTCGACCCGCAGAGCTACTCGTCGCTCCAGGCGGCCAAGCAGGCCGTGCTGCACGGCCGCGTCGCCGTCGCCTACGACGGCGCCAGCCACGAGATCTTCAAGGCCAGCGCGCACCAGTACCAGGTGTCGGCCCTCATCCCGGCGATGCTGACGCCGGTCCTCGCGGCGGCCGGCGTGACGGCGACCGTCACCGACCTCGCGCCGCTGCCCGCCTGGGACGAGTACGGCACGGTCTCGCTGTACCTCATGCTCTCGTGGTGCATCGGCGGCTACATGGTCGCCATGTTCATCGGCCTGATGGGGGCTCCTCTCCGGCACCGGACCAGGGTGCTCGTGATCCTGGGCGGCGGCGTCATCATCTCGCTCGTCACCAACGTGCTCGCCGGCCCCGTGATCGGCGCCGTGCACGGTCACTTCGGCATGCTGTTCCTGATCGCGTGGGGCTGGATCACCGCCATCGGCCTCGCGGTCAACGGCTTCAGCTACTTCGCCGGGCGCTTCATCGCCCTGCCCGCGATGGTGGTCTTCATCTTCCTGTCGATGCCGTCGTCGGGGGCGGCGTACCCGGCCTGGTTCATGACGCAGCCGTTCGCCTGGCTGAACAACGTCGTCGTCGGCAGCGGCATCACCGAGATGCTGAAGCGCGAGCTCTACGGCACGGGGCCCGGGTTCTCGCGCGGCATCACCATGATGGCGAGCTACGTCGTGGGCGGGCTGATCCTGATGGTGGTCGGCAAGAGGGTGTGGGAGGCGCGCAGGATCCGGGCCATCACGACCGGACGCACCACGATGTTCCAGGACGCCCAGGCGGCCAACCGCGACTTCCTGATCCAGGAGCGCGACGACGTCCTGGCCAGGCACCACCTGTCGAGGACCGAGACCGGGACGATCCGGACGCTGCCGGACGCGGAGCGCGACGACCGCGACTTCGACGACCGCGACTTCGAGGACCCGTCCACGAGCGACATGTTCCTCGGCTCCCCGTCGGGACTCGAGGCGACGGCGCCCAGGACGCGCCCGACCCGGACGCAGGTAGACGAACGCGGCGAGGGCGGTTCCTCGGGCGGCGTATCCTGA
- a CDS encoding S9 family peptidase, whose protein sequence is MALPEAPRAAKRPSIRSHHGREFVDDYEWLREKESPEVITHLEAENAYTELSARHLEGLRESVFEEIKGRVQETDLGVPTREGGYWYYSRTAEGKQYGIQCRLPIRSTDDWTPPSIEPGVDAPGEEVVFDGNVEAQGHDFFSLGSFDVSADGRLLAYAVDLEGDERYTLRIRDLATGENLPDEIAETAPGATFDASGRYLFYPTVDESWRPDTIWRHEVGTTGDDVSVFHEDDDRYWIGVGLTRSRQYLLIEAGSKITSETWLLDSADPTGEFRVVWPRREGVEYEIDHAIVDGSDRLLILHNDGAVGFELVDVPADRPDSTDDRRVVLEHRPSRRLESVEAFAGHLLVDFRADGLSQIGVIRLPGGGAGFGELDVLAFDEALFTAGWSSNPEFTQATARFGFTSFVTPSTVLDLDVSSGERHLLKQQTVLGDYSPDDYDQSREWATADDGTRVPVSLVWKKGLVEPGVPAPVHLYGYGSYEHSIDPGFSVARLSLLDRGVVFAVAHVRGGGELGREWYEDGKTLTKRNTFTDFVAVADHLIAEGRTTPERLVAEGGSAGGLLMGAVANLAPDRFAGILAAVPFVDALTSILDPDLPLTVIEWDEWGDPLHDPEVYDYMAGYTPYENVADDASGYPRILAVTSLNDTRVLYVEPAKWVARLRDAGAPVNLKIEMQAGHGGVSGRYESWKERAFEIAWLLEVLGLADAPVR, encoded by the coding sequence ATGGCACTCCCGGAAGCACCGCGCGCTGCGAAGAGACCCTCCATCCGCTCCCACCACGGCCGGGAGTTCGTCGACGACTACGAGTGGCTCCGTGAGAAGGAGAGCCCCGAGGTCATCACCCACCTCGAGGCCGAGAACGCCTACACCGAGCTGAGTGCGAGGCACCTCGAGGGCCTCCGCGAGAGCGTCTTCGAGGAGATCAAGGGCCGCGTCCAGGAGACAGACCTCGGTGTCCCGACGCGCGAGGGCGGCTACTGGTACTACTCCCGGACGGCCGAGGGCAAGCAGTACGGCATCCAGTGCCGCCTGCCGATCCGGAGCACCGACGACTGGACCCCGCCGAGCATCGAGCCGGGCGTCGACGCCCCCGGCGAGGAGGTCGTCTTCGACGGCAACGTCGAGGCCCAGGGCCACGACTTCTTCTCGCTCGGCAGCTTCGACGTCTCCGCCGACGGCCGGCTCCTGGCCTACGCCGTCGACCTCGAGGGCGACGAGCGGTACACGCTCCGCATCCGCGACCTGGCGACGGGCGAGAACCTCCCCGACGAGATCGCCGAGACCGCCCCGGGCGCGACCTTCGACGCGTCGGGCCGCTACCTCTTCTATCCCACGGTCGACGAGTCGTGGCGGCCCGACACCATCTGGCGTCACGAGGTCGGCACCACCGGCGACGACGTGAGTGTCTTCCATGAGGACGACGACCGCTACTGGATCGGCGTGGGCCTCACCCGCAGCCGCCAGTACCTCCTCATCGAGGCGGGCTCGAAGATCACGAGCGAGACCTGGCTGCTCGACTCCGCCGACCCGACCGGCGAGTTCCGGGTCGTCTGGCCTCGCCGCGAGGGCGTCGAGTACGAGATCGACCACGCGATCGTCGACGGCAGCGACCGCCTCCTCATCCTGCACAACGACGGAGCCGTCGGCTTCGAGCTAGTCGACGTGCCCGCCGACCGACCCGACTCGACCGACGACCGCCGCGTGGTCCTCGAGCACCGGCCCAGCCGCCGCCTGGAGTCGGTCGAGGCGTTCGCCGGCCACCTCCTCGTCGACTTCCGCGCCGACGGCCTCTCGCAGATCGGCGTGATCCGGCTCCCGGGCGGAGGCGCCGGGTTCGGCGAGCTCGACGTTCTGGCCTTCGACGAGGCACTCTTCACGGCGGGCTGGTCGTCGAACCCCGAGTTCACGCAGGCGACCGCGCGCTTCGGCTTCACCTCGTTCGTCACGCCGTCGACCGTGCTCGACCTCGACGTTTCGAGCGGCGAGCGCCACCTGCTGAAGCAGCAGACGGTCCTCGGCGACTACTCCCCCGACGACTACGACCAGAGCCGCGAGTGGGCGACGGCCGACGACGGCACCCGCGTGCCGGTCTCGCTGGTCTGGAAGAAGGGTCTCGTCGAGCCGGGAGTCCCGGCGCCCGTGCACCTCTACGGCTACGGCTCGTACGAGCACAGCATCGACCCGGGGTTCAGCGTCGCGCGCCTGTCGCTCCTCGACCGCGGCGTGGTCTTCGCGGTCGCGCACGTCCGCGGCGGCGGCGAGTTGGGCCGGGAGTGGTACGAGGACGGCAAGACGCTCACGAAGCGCAACACCTTCACCGACTTCGTCGCGGTGGCCGACCACCTGATCGCCGAGGGGCGGACGACGCCCGAGCGGCTCGTCGCCGAGGGCGGGAGCGCCGGCGGGCTCCTCATGGGCGCTGTGGCCAACCTCGCGCCCGACCGGTTCGCGGGGATCCTGGCGGCCGTGCCCTTCGTCGACGCGCTCACGAGCATCCTCGACCCCGACCTGCCGCTCACCGTGATCGAGTGGGACGAGTGGGGCGACCCGCTCCACGACCCCGAGGTCTACGACTACATGGCGGGCTACACGCCCTACGAGAACGTCGCCGACGACGCATCCGGCTACCCGAGGATCCTCGCCGTCACGAGCCTCAACGACACCCGCGTGCTCTACGTCGAGCCGGCGAAGTGGGTGGCGCGGCTCCGCGACGCAGGGGCTCCCGTGAACCTCAAGATCGAGATGCAGGCCGGTCACGGCGGTGTCTCGGGCCGGTACGAGTCGTGGAAGGAGCGCGCGTTCGAGATCGCATGGCTCCTGGAGGTCCTGGGGCTCGCCGACGCACCGGTCCGATGA
- a CDS encoding maltokinase N-terminal cap-like domain-containing protein: MSTVAPSLAGWMARQRWYATKGRTPAIRVIGSMEAMLDEGLVMTLLVIDEAPDKPVLYQIPVVARTSPLPGGDGAFIGSSDGLYLYDGPHDPAYAEYLLRSLATESHIQGSDIVADGHRVSDPGRVLRSKVLEGEQSNTSIIYDVDGDSPKVITKVFRVLHHGDNPDVTSQAALTQGHSTRVPASLGYLTATWSDPGRDEGRAFGHLAFAQEFLAGSEDAWRVALQAARRGQDFTAEARDLGRATAEVHATLARELGTTAAGDDEVQGALTSMRRRIETASREVPEVAEYETAIRAVYDVVGDLPWPDLQRIHGDLHLGQALQSPARGWVLLDFEGEPLRPMPERSRPDVTLRDVAGMLRSFDYVSGSLAQEHPRVDAADWASAARRAFVDGYIAESGVDIRAHRALLDAFEIDKAVYEAIYESRNRPDWIGIPLGAIGRLVARSAPKPA, from the coding sequence ATGAGCACAGTTGCCCCCTCCCTGGCCGGCTGGATGGCGCGTCAGCGCTGGTACGCCACGAAAGGGCGGACACCCGCGATCCGCGTCATCGGGAGCATGGAGGCCATGCTCGACGAGGGCCTCGTCATGACGCTCCTGGTGATCGACGAGGCGCCCGACAAGCCGGTCCTGTACCAGATCCCGGTCGTCGCCCGCACGTCGCCGCTGCCGGGCGGCGACGGCGCCTTCATCGGGTCGAGCGACGGCCTGTATCTCTACGACGGGCCGCACGACCCCGCGTACGCCGAGTACCTCCTCCGCTCCCTCGCGACCGAGAGCCACATCCAGGGCTCCGACATCGTCGCCGACGGGCACCGCGTGAGCGACCCCGGCCGCGTCCTCCGCTCGAAGGTGCTCGAGGGCGAGCAGTCGAACACGTCGATCATCTACGACGTCGACGGCGACTCCCCCAAGGTCATCACGAAGGTCTTCCGCGTGCTCCACCACGGCGACAACCCCGACGTCACCTCGCAGGCGGCTCTGACCCAGGGGCACTCCACGCGCGTGCCGGCCTCCCTCGGCTACCTCACCGCCACCTGGTCCGACCCGGGCCGCGACGAGGGCCGGGCGTTCGGGCACCTGGCCTTCGCGCAGGAGTTCCTCGCCGGCAGCGAGGACGCCTGGCGCGTCGCCCTCCAGGCGGCCCGGCGGGGGCAGGACTTCACCGCCGAGGCCCGCGACCTCGGCCGCGCGACCGCCGAGGTGCACGCGACCCTGGCCCGAGAGCTCGGCACGACCGCGGCCGGCGACGACGAGGTCCAGGGCGCCCTCACCAGCATGAGGCGCAGGATCGAGACCGCCTCGCGCGAGGTCCCGGAGGTCGCCGAGTACGAGACCGCCATCCGCGCCGTGTACGACGTCGTCGGAGACCTCCCGTGGCCCGATCTCCAACGCATCCACGGCGACCTCCACCTCGGGCAGGCCCTCCAGTCGCCCGCGCGCGGCTGGGTGCTCCTCGACTTCGAGGGCGAGCCGCTCCGCCCGATGCCCGAGCGGTCGCGCCCCGACGTGACGCTCCGCGACGTCGCCGGCATGCTCCGCTCCTTCGACTACGTCTCCGGCTCGCTCGCGCAGGAGCACCCCCGCGTCGACGCGGCCGACTGGGCGAGCGCCGCGCGCCGCGCCTTCGTCGACGGCTACATCGCCGAGTCGGGTGTCGACATCCGGGCGCACCGCGCCCTGCTCGACGCGTTCGAGATCGACAAGGCCGTCTACGAGGCGATCTACGAGTCCCGCAACCGTCCCGACTGGATCGGGATCCCGCTCGGAGCCATCGGTCGGCTCGTCGCCCGGAGCGCGCCGAAGCCGGCGTGA
- a CDS encoding 8-oxo-dGTP diphosphatase, with product MIPPALPGPSRDDLPRVTVAYLCRTSEGRRQVLLGRKKRGLGEGLFVGLGGKFEAGETERLASVREIEEESGLRVDPADLDRRGDLFYLFPDREAWSQRSTVFVVTRWEGEASPSDELDPVWFDIDDLPLDEMWDDARQWLPGVLVGGQVSREFVFASDLSTVASERPVGPVGP from the coding sequence GTGATCCCACCCGCGCTGCCCGGCCCCTCGCGAGACGACCTGCCGCGGGTCACCGTCGCCTACCTCTGCCGGACGAGCGAGGGGCGCAGGCAGGTGCTCCTCGGACGGAAGAAGCGCGGACTCGGCGAGGGGCTGTTCGTGGGGCTCGGCGGCAAGTTCGAGGCCGGCGAGACCGAGCGGCTCGCGTCGGTGCGCGAGATCGAGGAGGAGTCGGGGCTGCGCGTCGATCCTGCCGACCTCGACCGGCGCGGCGACCTCTTCTACCTGTTCCCCGACCGCGAGGCGTGGAGCCAGCGGTCGACCGTGTTCGTGGTGACGCGCTGGGAGGGCGAGGCGTCCCCCAGTGACGAGCTCGACCCGGTCTGGTTCGACATCGACGACCTGCCCCTCGACGAGATGTGGGACGACGCCAGGCAGTGGCTGCCCGGAGTGCTCGTCGGGGGACAGGTGTCGCGGGAGTTCGTGTTCGCGAGCGACCTCTCGACCGTGGCGTCCGAGCGGCCCGTCGGCCCTGTCGGCCCCTGA
- a CDS encoding carboxylesterase/lipase family protein has translation MIRRTTTSGEVRGVAERGIVAWRGIPFAQPPVGDLRFRAPRPPAEWRGVRNARHFGPAAPQDRGQFVGIDATTPQSEDCLTINVTAPEGSSPGDGLPVLVYVHGGAYAVGSSREFPRQGESLVRDGGIVYVSFNYRLGGFGYVDFTAWSTPERPIESNLGLRDQVQALEWVRDNIEAFGGDPGQVTVCGESSGANAVTTLMTVPRAEGLFARAIAQSAPTNAVYPPDVTERWAGDFLEILSRVVRDDDLESTSHDGAVDLLRRASTHDVVRATARLFLRTPDDQPGSIFLSPVIDGDFLPERPLDAFKSGRAHRVPLIIGTNDREGSVFTGRRDILATTPLRIRSIFANTKKKARKAITAQYPGLPARRASLDFGGDFSFWYPSIKVAERHARFARVYSYRFDAAPRILRLARVDAFHGLELWALFDRMDSAFGWAMSSLGGRRAFLRTAGRMRRRWLEFIRTGEVADWPSYDPHRRRTLIIDTVDRVEFDPRGERRRVWQDFVPHL, from the coding sequence GTGATCCGGCGGACGACGACGAGCGGCGAGGTCCGCGGCGTGGCCGAGCGCGGCATCGTGGCCTGGCGGGGGATCCCGTTTGCGCAGCCACCGGTCGGTGACCTGCGCTTCCGGGCGCCCAGGCCTCCGGCGGAGTGGAGAGGGGTGCGGAACGCCCGCCACTTCGGTCCGGCCGCCCCGCAGGATCGCGGCCAGTTCGTCGGGATCGATGCCACCACGCCGCAGAGCGAGGACTGCCTCACGATCAACGTGACCGCGCCCGAGGGGTCGTCCCCGGGCGACGGCCTGCCGGTGCTCGTCTACGTCCACGGCGGCGCCTACGCGGTCGGCTCGTCGCGGGAGTTCCCCCGGCAGGGCGAGTCCCTGGTGCGGGACGGCGGCATCGTCTACGTCTCGTTCAACTACCGGCTCGGCGGGTTCGGCTACGTCGACTTCACGGCCTGGTCGACTCCCGAGCGCCCGATCGAGTCGAACCTCGGCCTCCGCGACCAGGTGCAGGCGCTCGAGTGGGTCCGCGACAACATCGAGGCCTTCGGCGGCGACCCCGGGCAGGTGACCGTCTGCGGGGAGTCCTCCGGCGCGAACGCCGTCACCACGCTGATGACCGTGCCGCGGGCCGAGGGGCTCTTCGCCCGGGCGATCGCGCAGTCGGCTCCGACGAACGCGGTCTATCCTCCCGACGTCACCGAGCGCTGGGCGGGCGACTTCCTCGAGATCCTGAGCCGCGTGGTCCGGGACGACGACCTCGAGTCGACCTCGCACGACGGGGCCGTCGACCTCCTGCGCCGGGCCTCGACGCACGACGTCGTGCGGGCGACGGCGCGGCTGTTCCTCCGGACGCCCGACGACCAGCCCGGCTCGATCTTCCTGTCGCCCGTCATCGACGGCGACTTCCTGCCCGAGCGCCCGCTCGACGCGTTCAAGTCCGGCCGGGCGCACCGCGTCCCGCTGATCATCGGGACGAACGACCGGGAGGGCTCCGTGTTCACCGGGCGCCGCGACATCCTGGCCACGACGCCGCTGCGCATCCGCTCCATCTTCGCCAACACGAAGAAGAAGGCCAGGAAGGCGATCACCGCGCAGTACCCGGGGCTTCCCGCGCGCCGCGCCTCCCTCGACTTCGGGGGCGACTTCTCGTTCTGGTACCCCTCGATCAAGGTCGCCGAGCGGCACGCCCGCTTCGCGCGGGTGTACTCCTACCGGTTCGACGCAGCCCCGCGCATCCTGCGTCTCGCCCGCGTCGACGCCTTCCACGGCCTCGAGCTCTGGGCCCTGTTCGACCGGATGGACTCCGCGTTCGGCTGGGCCATGAGCTCCCTCGGCGGGCGACGGGCGTTCCTCCGGACGGCCGGCAGGATGCGACGGCGCTGGCTGGAGTTCATCCGCACCGGCGAGGTCGCCGACTGGCCGTCCTACG